Genomic segment of Mucilaginibacter sabulilitoris:
CCACCATGCCTATTTTTTTTCCGCTCAGATAAGGAAGATATTTTTCTGTTTGATCGGCACCCGGAATAATCTCTTTTTTGTGAATTCCGGATAAGGTGTGCTCATGATTGGGTTGATGCTGTACCTCTCCCCTTCCGGTTAATGTAAGCATCAATAAGGAAAGTACCGCTATTTTCATTGGCAATATATTATGTGTTAGTTTCTTTTAACCAGTATCACATTTGCTACCCTTCGCTGTCCCTTATGATCCCACTTTCCATTATCAGAAGGATAATTCACTACTCCCTCGTTTTTTACCCATAAGGTTGATGATCCGCCGCCGTCAAGATTTACTCCTTCTTTACAATGCAGCCATTGCAATATTTTATTAAGCTCGAATAAGCTTACTCCTTTTGAATTGGCATCCCGGCCGTCAACGGTAACCAGTAAAACCCTATTATTCTCCGTTACAGCAATTGCCGATCTCGGGTGGCGGGTAATGCTAAAGCTGTTTGAATCAATTTTAACCTGTCGGTCGTTATGCAACAATAACGGACCTGTAAGCATTACATCCTGCCCGTCAAGTTTATGTTCCCAGTCGGGGCTGCCATCCCATTGTTCAATATGCAGTTCCCCGTCCTTCATTACCAATGCCGCCTGCTGGTGCCGCGCACGTTTATTATCTTTTTCCAGTCGGTTTTCATTTATAACCTGACCATTTGCCTTTATAAAATCAACCGATCCACCGTTTTTAACATCGAAGAATGTTCCGTTTATGGCGGCAAGGGCCTGCTTATGATTGCCAAAATCACTGGTAATTCTTTTCACTTTAGCTTCGTACGCTATGCTGAATTTATTTTGGCGCCGTGATTTAACTTCTATGACAGATATAAACTGATTTGATTTAAAGAGCGAGTTGCTCCTGAACCATGTTTGTTTGAGATGAATGCCCGGAGCTATGCGTTTTGTTTCCCATTCGGTTCTTTTAAAGTTTATAGAGTCTGTTTGAGCAAATAAAGCTCCTGCGTTAAGCATAAACACCAATAACATTGTGATTAAACGCATACGGTTATTTTGAAGGCTTAGAAACTATTAAAATTTACAATGCTTAAAAACGCACAAAAACGCAAATACCTGCACACCTGTGCTCAAATATAAGTAATAACAAAATTAAATTCCCAATTTTATGCGTTATTTAATTTAATAACGCATAAAACCGCATTTTATATTACTATAAATGCGGTTATTCCCCTATAATTTTCAAGAAATTGTGTTATTGTAACATTCTTGTTAATGCGAAAAACGCATAAAAACTGGTAATTATCCGGGTGGATTACAGAACGTTTAAAACCTCAATATAAGGAGATAACATTTGTTCGGTGGGATCAATGTCGGTAATTAAATAATTGAGCGTATTCAAGTTACACACTTTCATTTTTTCATCAGAGTTAAGCTTTTCGGCAATGCTCACAATTGCGGTTTTGTTGGCCGATTTAATCATGGCTTTTTTTACCTGAACAACTTCCCAAACCGAATCTGTAATACCATTTTGCAATGAAATGGCATTGGTACCCAAAAAGCAAAGATCAACCTTGATATCTGCAAGCTGGTTAATAACCATAGAGCCAGTAACTATATAAGAATCGTGCAATAAGCTCCCTCCCAACAATATTACTTCGCAATCTGAATATTCTATCAGTTCCATAGCTACTACGGGGCTTACTGTAAAAAATGTACACCTGCGGTCTTTTGGTATCAACCGGGCCATTTCCATTATAGTTGTACCACCACCCAGCAACACGATCATGCCGTCGTTAATAAGCGTGAGGGCTTTCTTGGCAATCTGCCTTTTTGCATCCTGGGCATAGGTTTCTTTAATACCGGTTGTATGTGAAAATGATTTTGACATAGCCCCGCCGTACACTTTTTTTATTTTTGCACTTCCTGCCAGTTCATTCAAATCGCGCCTTATGGTATCTTCAGATACATTTAACTTAACGCATAAATCTGATGATAATACCTTATTGTGCAGGTTTATTTGCTTCATTATAAAGTTTTGTCTTTCTTCTTTTAACATAGCTTATTGATTGGGTTAGGTATGGGTTAATTTATTGTAATTATATCAAAATGTAATGGATAACGAATATTTTAACATCAAAAACATAAGACATAGCAAATTTTTATATGTTGCACCATAGAAAAATTCTATTTATAACATACAGAAAGCAAACTAAGTTAAAAGCACCGTCAGTATTAAAAACCGAATGAACCGGTTTTAAACAAAAACAGCAACCAAAATTTGGTTGCTGTTTTGTAAATTAAGATTATAATAATAAGACTATATCATTATTTATAATTAGGATTTTGAACCAACACCCCGCCACTTTTGTCAATTTCAGTTTGTGGAAGCGGCCAGCGATAAAACTTATCTTCAAAGTGATAAACAATAAGTGATGATTTAACGGCATTAAGCACAGGACCAGCTATATGCCATCTGAGCAGATCATAATGGCGTAAACCTTCAAAGGCCAGCTCAATACGGCGTTCGTGCCTTATTCTTTCGCGCATTTGATCTTTAGTATATCCTGCCGGGAAAGGTGGCATACCTACGCGTGCACGCAATGTTTTCATAGCATCGTAAACTGTTGCATCCGGTCCGGCTATTTCATTCTCAGCTTCTGCGTACATCAACAACACTTCGCCCAGGCGCAATACAACGATATCCTGCTGGCTAAGGGTTGAGAAACCGTATGGAATATTACCGGGCTCCAGAAATTTGATAGTACCGTAACCTGTAGGGCGCAAGTTTGAAGGATGGTGAACCTTACCACCTCCAAAATCAACAGAATCTACATAAACGGTTTTGGCCAATCTTGGGTCGCGGTTCTTGAACGGATGCGCAGCATCTGTTAACGGCGATGTGCCATAAGGCAAACCATCTGTGCATTCAAATGCGTCAACCATGTTTTGCAGCGGTGCGCAGGCGTCCCAGTCACCATAATACATATCTACCTGTGATGCATTGTTGGGAGCCAAATAGTTAATAGAGAAAATGATTTCGGGATTGCCTTTTTGTGTTGCATCCCTGAAAGTGTCCTCAAAATTAGGGCTCAGGCTGTATTGTGCCATTACATCCTTACACAGATCTCTCACCTGTGTTAGTATGGTTGCGTCAGGCGTTCCATTGTTTCCAAAAGCTGCAAACAGCAATACCCTTGCCTTTAATGCCTTTGCCGATGTAGAAGTCACGTGACCGCCGTTTTGCGCATAAGACACTTTATTAAGATTGGCAATACCATAATCCAGGTCTGCTGTTATCTGAGTCAGTATCTGCGCGGCGGGTACTTTAGCCTGTTTCTGGTTATCAAGAGTAAGCGGCTCAAGCACTAATGGTACATCGCCATAAATGGAATACAACTGGAAGTAGAAAAAGGCTCTCATAAACCTTGCTTCGCCTTCATATAATTTGCGATCATTATCAGTCATATCGCTATTTTTATAGGCGCTAAGGTTTTTAATCAGTGAATTTGCCCTTGCTATTCCGATGTAGCTATCATTATAAAGGGCAGTTTCGTAACCACCGGTGGTTGGACTAAAAGTTCCCTGAACAAAATCCTTGGAACTTCCCGAGTTAAACTGGGCGTATCCGTTATCGGTAAAGCAATCTCTGAAACCGATGCCAACAGAAAACTCTTCAACCTGTAACGAGGCATAAACAGCGGCCAGAACCTTGTCAAAGTCTCCTTTTGTTTTATAAAAATCGGAGGTGGCTATCTTGTCAAGGGGATTTAATTCCAGTGTTTTCTTACAAGCGCCAAAAACGAGCGTTGTAAGTAATATAGTTGTTATTATAATACGATTTTTCATGTGTGGCTTGATTAAAAAGAAACATTTAAACCAAAAGAATATATTTTATTTTGCGGGTATTGAACTCCATCGCCATTGCCATAACGTTCAGGGTCGAGACCTTTAAACTTGGTTATGGTAAACAGGTTATCGCCAGAGAAGTAAAGCCGCACCCTGTCAAGACCTATTTTTTTGGTAGTTGCAGATGGCAGTGTATAGCCAAACACTAAATTCTTAATCCTCAAATATGATGCGTTCTGTAAAAAGAAGGTTGATGGTCGTGTAATTTTATCAGGTGCACCCTGTCCCCAATAAATACGAGGCAAAGTGGTTGATGGGTGCTCAGGAGTCCAGCGGTTTAACCATTCTGTTGTAGGAGGCGTACCTTGTACAAAAGGAATAACTCCCCAGCCAGATACGTATGACTTAACGCCGTAAACACCCTGAGCCATAGCCGAAAGATCAAAACCCTTAAAGCTGGCCGCCAAGTTAAATGAGTAATTTAATTTAGGGAAAGCACCGCTTATAAGCGTACGGTCGTTATCGTTTATCACGCCGTTATTATCCACGTCTTTGTATTTAAGATCGCCGGGAAGCGTGGCATCGCCATATTGCTTAGGCGAATTGGCTACTTCCTGCGCGGTTTGGAAAATACCGATTACCTGCAGTGTATAAAAGGCATCAATGGGCAAGCCATTTTGTCTAACGGTATAACCACCAAGTTCGCGCTGGCCGATACTGATAATCTTGTTGGTAAAATGATCTGCATTAGCACCCAGGCTATAGGTAAATCCTCTTAAAGCGCCATCGCGAATTACGTTGCTGTAATTAATGCCAATCTCAAAACCTGTATTATCAACAATGCCGTCGTTGATCACCGGAGGGTTTAAGCCAACAAGAGCTGTGACTTGTGCCCGCCTTATAATATCTGACGTTCTTTTCTTATACCAATCAGCTGTTAAACTTAGGTTTTTGAATAAAGTAACATCTAAACCGACATCAGTTATGGTTGTGGTTTCCCATTTAATGATAGGATTATTTAAATCTTGTTGGGCTACGCCATTTGTTAATGTAGAATTATCAAACGAATAATTGCCGGTAAACCCTAATACAGCCTGGTAAGGATAATTGCCTGTAGG
This window contains:
- a CDS encoding RagB/SusD family nutrient uptake outer membrane protein — translated: MKNRIIITTILLTTLVFGACKKTLELNPLDKIATSDFYKTKGDFDKVLAAVYASLQVEEFSVGIGFRDCFTDNGYAQFNSGSSKDFVQGTFSPTTGGYETALYNDSYIGIARANSLIKNLSAYKNSDMTDNDRKLYEGEARFMRAFFYFQLYSIYGDVPLVLEPLTLDNQKQAKVPAAQILTQITADLDYGIANLNKVSYAQNGGHVTSTSAKALKARVLLFAAFGNNGTPDATILTQVRDLCKDVMAQYSLSPNFEDTFRDATQKGNPEIIFSINYLAPNNASQVDMYYGDWDACAPLQNMVDAFECTDGLPYGTSPLTDAAHPFKNRDPRLAKTVYVDSVDFGGGKVHHPSNLRPTGYGTIKFLEPGNIPYGFSTLSQQDIVVLRLGEVLLMYAEAENEIAGPDATVYDAMKTLRARVGMPPFPAGYTKDQMRERIRHERRIELAFEGLRHYDLLRWHIAGPVLNAVKSSLIVYHFEDKFYRWPLPQTEIDKSGGVLVQNPNYK
- a CDS encoding DeoR/GlpR family DNA-binding transcription regulator; translated protein: MLKEERQNFIMKQINLHNKVLSSDLCVKLNVSEDTIRRDLNELAGSAKIKKVYGGAMSKSFSHTTGIKETYAQDAKRQIAKKALTLINDGMIVLLGGGTTIMEMARLIPKDRRCTFFTVSPVVAMELIEYSDCEVILLGGSLLHDSYIVTGSMVINQLADIKVDLCFLGTNAISLQNGITDSVWEVVQVKKAMIKSANKTAIVSIAEKLNSDEKMKVCNLNTLNYLITDIDPTEQMLSPYIEVLNVL
- a CDS encoding phosphodiester glycosidase family protein, whose protein sequence is MRLITMLLVFMLNAGALFAQTDSINFKRTEWETKRIAPGIHLKQTWFRSNSLFKSNQFISVIEVKSRRQNKFSIAYEAKVKRITSDFGNHKQALAAINGTFFDVKNGGSVDFIKANGQVINENRLEKDNKRARHQQAALVMKDGELHIEQWDGSPDWEHKLDGQDVMLTGPLLLHNDRQVKIDSNSFSITRHPRSAIAVTENNRVLLVTVDGRDANSKGVSLFELNKILQWLHCKEGVNLDGGGSSTLWVKNEGVVNYPSDNGKWDHKGQRRVANVILVKRN